A region of Geoalkalibacter sp. DNA encodes the following proteins:
- the hcp gene encoding hydroxylamine reductase: MFCYQCEQAAQGTGCTKVGVCGKQPDVAALQDLLVYSLKGIAFWGDLARQKGAKDAKIDRFMIEGLFTTVTNVDFDAEEVAKFVRQSVEMRRQAKALFEKANGAPYAGAVPEAASDWKPAATTAELVRQGEQHGVQDPSIDADVKSVQEILVYGIKGYAAYADHAYILGYQDDAIYAFTHKALAATLDKSLGLMDFVGLAMECGKINLITMELLNKAHTDTYGHPVPTPVQLGTKKGKAILVSGHDLKMLEELLKQTEGKGVNIYTHGEMIPAHGYPGLKKYAHLAGNFGGAWQDQYKEFQQFPGAIIFNTNCIQRPADNYKDRLFTWGLVQWPDVKHIGGWDFSEVIQKAQELPGFEDNPGQEILVGFGHNAVLGVADKVISAVKAGDIRHFFLIGGCDGAKSGRNYYTEFAENLPKDTVILTLACGKYRFNKLEFGDIGGIPRLLDVGQCNDAYSAVKIALALADAFECGVNDLPLSLILSWYEQKAVAILLTLLHLGIKNIKIGPSLPAFITPNVLNFLVENFNIAPIGNAQDDIKAILG, translated from the coding sequence ATGTTTTGTTACCAGTGCGAGCAGGCGGCCCAGGGAACCGGTTGTACCAAGGTCGGCGTCTGCGGCAAGCAGCCTGATGTGGCGGCCCTGCAGGATCTTCTCGTTTACAGCCTCAAGGGTATAGCCTTCTGGGGCGATCTGGCCCGCCAAAAAGGCGCCAAGGATGCCAAGATCGACCGCTTCATGATCGAGGGTTTGTTCACCACCGTGACCAACGTCGATTTCGATGCCGAGGAAGTCGCCAAGTTTGTCCGCCAGAGCGTCGAAATGCGTCGCCAGGCCAAAGCCCTTTTCGAGAAAGCCAACGGAGCGCCTTACGCCGGGGCCGTGCCCGAAGCCGCGAGCGACTGGAAGCCCGCCGCCACCACCGCCGAACTGGTGCGCCAGGGCGAGCAGCACGGCGTGCAGGATCCGAGCATCGACGCCGATGTCAAATCGGTGCAGGAAATCCTCGTCTACGGCATCAAGGGCTACGCCGCCTATGCCGATCACGCCTACATCCTCGGCTACCAGGACGACGCCATTTACGCCTTCACCCACAAGGCGCTGGCCGCGACCCTCGACAAGAGCCTCGGACTGATGGACTTCGTCGGTCTGGCCATGGAGTGCGGCAAGATCAACCTGATCACCATGGAACTGCTCAACAAGGCCCACACCGACACCTACGGCCATCCGGTACCGACCCCGGTGCAACTGGGCACCAAGAAGGGCAAGGCCATCCTCGTCTCGGGCCACGACCTCAAGATGCTCGAGGAGTTGCTCAAGCAGACCGAGGGCAAGGGCGTCAACATTTACACCCACGGCGAGATGATTCCCGCCCACGGCTATCCGGGCCTCAAGAAGTACGCACATCTGGCCGGCAACTTCGGCGGCGCCTGGCAGGACCAGTACAAGGAATTCCAGCAGTTCCCCGGCGCCATCATCTTCAACACCAACTGCATCCAGCGCCCGGCGGACAATTACAAGGATCGCCTGTTCACCTGGGGCCTGGTGCAGTGGCCGGACGTCAAGCACATCGGCGGTTGGGACTTCTCGGAAGTCATCCAAAAGGCACAGGAGTTGCCCGGCTTCGAGGACAATCCGGGCCAGGAGATTCTCGTCGGCTTCGGCCACAACGCGGTGCTCGGTGTGGCCGATAAGGTGATATCCGCGGTGAAGGCCGGCGACATCCGCCATTTCTTCCTCATCGGCGGCTGCGACGGCGCCAAGAGCGGACGCAACTACTACACCGAGTTTGCCGAGAATCTGCCCAAGGACACCGTCATTCTGACCCTGGCCTGCGGCAAGTACCGCTTTAACAAGCTTGAATTCGGCGACATCGGCGGCATTCCGCGCCTGCTCGACGTGGGGCAGTGCAACGACGCCTACTCGGCGGTCAAGATCGCCCTGGCCCTCGCCGATGCCTTCGAGTGCGGCGTCAACGACCTGCCCCTGTCGCTGATTCTCTCCTGGTACGAGCAGAAGGCGGTGGCGATTCTGCTGACCCTGCTGCACCTGGGCATCAAGAACATCAAGATCGGTCCGAGCCTGCCGGCGTTCATCACGCCCAACGTGCTCAACTTCCTGGTCGAAAACTTCAACATTGCCCCCATCGGCAACGCCCAGGACGACATCAAGGCGATCCTCGGTTAA
- a CDS encoding phosphoglucomutase/phosphomannomutase family protein produces MGRIKFGTSGWRGILCEDFIFDNVKVVTQAIADHLRAAGEAEKGLVIGYDARFMGERFAHEAARVLAGAGIPSFVCDRDTPTPVIAFEILRRKTAGGINFTASHNPPEYNGLKFSPSWGGPALPETTSDIERRANAMLGQICYKEMPLDQAARVGLVSKIDPRPAYFEAIRKLVDFQAIAKAGLVVAVNPLYGTGRGYLDTLLREAGVKVVCMNDHRDPYFGGMPPEPSQAHIPDFIKLVAQTPEIRLGLATDGDADRYGIIDGDGTFIEPNYVLALLLDYLLRRGKKGDAARSVATSHFIDAVARHHGVRVLETPVGFKFIGEYIRDDKILIGGEESAGLTVRGHVPDKDGILACLLVAEMVATEGKSVKDLLCDLYDRVGEFHTRRDNVHLTPELEIAYAQKVAALPTELAGKKIAEVITLDGCKFLFADGTWVLFRKSGTEPVVRVYGEAGTEAELDRLMKAAAQFIGI; encoded by the coding sequence ATGGGTCGCATCAAATTCGGTACCTCCGGCTGGAGGGGCATTCTCTGCGAGGACTTTATTTTCGACAACGTCAAGGTCGTCACCCAGGCCATCGCCGATCATCTGCGCGCCGCGGGCGAGGCCGAAAAAGGCCTGGTGATCGGCTACGACGCGCGCTTCATGGGCGAACGCTTCGCCCACGAGGCGGCGCGGGTTCTGGCCGGAGCGGGCATCCCCTCTTTTGTGTGCGATCGCGATACGCCCACCCCGGTCATCGCCTTTGAAATCCTACGGCGCAAAACCGCGGGCGGCATCAATTTCACGGCCAGCCACAATCCCCCGGAATACAACGGGCTGAAATTCTCGCCATCCTGGGGCGGCCCGGCCCTGCCGGAAACGACCTCGGACATCGAGCGGCGCGCCAACGCCATGCTGGGGCAGATCTGCTACAAGGAAATGCCCCTGGATCAGGCGGCGCGCGTCGGACTGGTGTCGAAGATCGACCCGCGCCCGGCCTATTTCGAGGCCATCCGCAAACTGGTCGATTTTCAGGCGATTGCCAAGGCGGGCCTGGTGGTGGCGGTCAATCCCCTGTACGGCACGGGACGCGGGTATCTCGACACGCTGCTGCGCGAGGCGGGCGTCAAGGTCGTGTGCATGAACGACCATCGTGATCCCTATTTCGGTGGTATGCCGCCGGAGCCCTCCCAGGCGCATATTCCCGATTTCATCAAGCTGGTGGCGCAAACCCCTGAGATTCGCCTCGGCCTGGCCACCGACGGCGACGCGGACCGCTACGGCATCATCGACGGCGACGGCACCTTCATCGAGCCCAACTATGTGCTGGCGCTGCTGCTCGACTATCTGCTGCGCCGCGGCAAGAAGGGCGATGCCGCCCGCTCCGTGGCGACCTCGCATTTCATCGACGCGGTGGCCCGCCATCACGGCGTGCGTGTGCTGGAAACGCCCGTCGGCTTCAAATTCATCGGCGAGTACATCCGCGACGATAAGATTCTCATCGGCGGTGAAGAGAGTGCCGGTCTGACGGTGCGCGGCCATGTGCCGGACAAGGACGGGATTCTCGCCTGTCTGCTGGTGGCCGAGATGGTGGCGACGGAAGGCAAATCGGTGAAGGATCTGCTCTGCGACCTCTATGACCGGGTGGGCGAATTCCATACCCGGCGCGACAACGTGCACCTGACCCCGGAACTGGAAATCGCCTATGCGCAAAAGGTCGCCGCGCTGCCCACGGAACTGGCGGGCAAAAAAATCGCCGAGGTGATCACCCTCGACGGCTGTAAATTTTTGTTCGCCGACGGCACCTGGGTGCTGTTCCGCAAGTCGGGCACCGAGCCCGTGGTGCGGGTGTACGGCGAGGCGGGCACCGAGGCCGAACTGGATCGGTTGATGAAAGCGGCGGCGCAATTCATCGGGATTTGA
- a CDS encoding PxxKW family cysteine-rich protein codes for MQCQTVLPGTECTFWAKAGCTFEGHSCQVVVADCEGCERIVDGTIGKVCSAYPSPQKKWAGGLCNFATHRKVEIKIVDTKINPLKASKKASAKKK; via the coding sequence ATGCAGTGCCAGACTGTTCTCCCCGGTACCGAATGCACCTTCTGGGCGAAGGCGGGTTGCACGTTTGAAGGACATTCCTGCCAGGTGGTCGTGGCCGATTGCGAAGGCTGTGAGCGCATCGTCGACGGGACCATCGGCAAAGTCTGCTCCGCCTACCCGTCGCCGCAGAAGAAATGGGCCGGCGGCCTGTGCAATTTCGCCACCCACCGCAAAGTCGAGATCAAAATCGTCGACACCAAGATCAACCCCCTCAAGGCCTCCAAGAAGGCCTCGGCGAAAAAGAAGTAA
- a CDS encoding tRNA (cytidine(34)-2'-O)-methyltransferase produces the protein MSHAPFHIVLIEPEIPPNTGNIARLCGATGSVLHLVGKLGFSLDDRYLKRAGLDYWPAIDVQRWQSFSELQSVFPSGRFWLTTKKAERSYHQVSYQTGDFLVFGKETQGLPDELLAAYPEQCIRIPIFSPLVRSLNLSTAAGIVLYEALRHTGRLK, from the coding sequence ATGAGCCACGCCCCTTTTCACATCGTCCTCATCGAACCCGAAATCCCGCCCAACACCGGCAACATTGCCAGACTGTGCGGCGCCACCGGCAGTGTTTTGCACCTGGTCGGCAAACTCGGCTTTTCCCTGGATGACCGCTACCTCAAGCGCGCCGGGCTTGACTACTGGCCGGCCATCGATGTGCAGCGCTGGCAAAGTTTTTCCGAGTTGCAGTCGGTGTTTCCTTCGGGACGTTTCTGGCTCACCACCAAAAAAGCCGAGCGTTCCTACCACCAAGTGTCCTATCAGACCGGCGATTTTCTGGTGTTCGGCAAAGAGACGCAAGGCCTGCCGGATGAATTGCTTGCCGCCTACCCCGAGCAGTGCATTCGCATCCCCATCTTCTCGCCCCTGGTGCGCAGCCTCAACTTGTCCACGGCGGCGGGCATCGTGCTCTATGAGGCGCTGCGGCATACGGGGCGACTGAAATAG
- a CDS encoding c-type cytochrome translates to MLLGFLAACGGTGGSDDFAPTPSGGTTGIAVDPYIVGAQFEEVAADGSTLLQRQSSLSDAAGRFTFAQPVQPGSTLRLKQGNKGNHAGAPYTGMIKRRVSANDDAVLVVSPLTTLLANGMSGDEVIFLLEDAGLNGLSTADLTADPMEGLEDLTGNISDAQLRLLQANMAVNAFMEATGNYDFRGAPQAQALAGLRLADMAQAVKQTLNAALYQNLSAEIEGGLTLGDLIQTSARLNRTLVARVQEALASNDATLPAGLIEQSVAELLADAPNLAREIHQGRTGGGNNIPAPGPQIDGSALFAQHCAGCHSLSGGGSIMDLAGDGAKIAAKFASSHMGKNLNAAEQTAMAAHLNAQGSSPPIPNPPPAGGNPATPPTGAQLYAAECQGCHGGLSTTDIRDRSFVGIRAAIAGNLGGMGSILLTDAELQSLAQALPTAPPPPPAPPQSRDGQTVYQQDCAACHALGIFDTSGNIDLAGRGSAILTKLQSAHMGKNPTPTERTNLAEFADTFGVPSPAPSPSPSPAPTPPPTDGASLFSAKCAGCHTVGITNGLMDLADDGGKLAAKFTGTHGGQTLSAQEIGMLANYLGTPAPAPAPAPAPAPVPVTPPDYTNCAACHGTKPTNTSGAHTAHLSIASIAGNCNLCHDQAAHDWTRVDVVAEFDVSASRAATFNANGTCSNISCHGGVQTPAWAGGTISVAAECQKCHTAGTAVYSDYSSGRHSKHRNFACTSCHDTTKLAINHFGNLTTKQFEQNPAATILASMNYVNNNCTINCHGKNHNPLRWR, encoded by the coding sequence GTGCTGTTGGGGTTCCTGGCCGCTTGCGGCGGCACGGGAGGCAGCGACGACTTCGCACCCACCCCATCCGGCGGTACCACCGGCATCGCCGTCGACCCCTACATCGTCGGCGCCCAGTTCGAGGAGGTCGCCGCCGACGGCTCGACTCTGCTGCAGCGCCAATCGAGCCTCAGCGACGCCGCCGGGCGTTTCACCTTCGCCCAGCCGGTGCAACCCGGATCGACCCTGCGGCTTAAGCAGGGCAACAAGGGCAACCATGCGGGTGCACCCTATACGGGCATGATCAAGCGCCGCGTGTCCGCGAATGACGACGCCGTGCTCGTCGTATCGCCGCTGACGACGCTTCTCGCCAACGGCATGAGCGGCGACGAGGTCATTTTCCTGCTTGAGGATGCGGGATTGAACGGCCTAAGCACCGCGGACCTCACCGCCGACCCCATGGAAGGTCTTGAGGATCTGACCGGCAACATCAGCGACGCCCAACTGCGCCTGCTGCAAGCCAACATGGCTGTCAATGCGTTCATGGAAGCGACGGGCAACTATGATTTCCGCGGCGCTCCGCAGGCCCAGGCCCTTGCCGGTCTGCGCCTGGCCGACATGGCGCAGGCCGTCAAACAAACCCTCAATGCCGCTCTCTACCAGAATCTTTCCGCCGAAATCGAGGGCGGCTTGACCCTTGGCGACCTCATTCAAACCTCCGCGCGCCTCAACCGCACCCTGGTCGCCCGCGTGCAGGAGGCACTGGCGAGTAATGATGCCACCCTGCCCGCCGGCCTGATCGAGCAGAGCGTCGCCGAGTTGCTCGCCGACGCGCCGAACCTGGCGCGAGAAATTCACCAGGGACGCACCGGTGGCGGCAACAACATTCCCGCCCCCGGTCCGCAAATCGACGGTTCGGCCCTCTTCGCCCAGCATTGCGCCGGCTGCCATTCCCTGAGCGGCGGCGGCAGCATCATGGATCTGGCCGGAGACGGCGCCAAAATCGCCGCCAAGTTCGCTTCCAGCCATATGGGCAAAAACCTCAACGCCGCGGAACAGACGGCGATGGCCGCGCACCTGAATGCCCAGGGCTCCAGCCCTCCGATCCCCAATCCGCCACCTGCCGGCGGCAATCCCGCGACGCCTCCCACGGGAGCGCAACTCTATGCGGCTGAATGTCAGGGTTGCCACGGCGGCCTTTCGACCACGGACATCCGCGACCGCTCTTTTGTCGGGATTCGCGCCGCCATCGCCGGCAACCTCGGAGGCATGGGCTCTATCCTGTTGACCGATGCGGAACTTCAGAGCCTCGCCCAGGCCCTGCCGACGGCTCCGCCGCCTCCCCCCGCCCCGCCGCAGAGTCGTGACGGCCAAACCGTCTATCAGCAAGATTGCGCCGCCTGCCATGCCCTGGGCATTTTCGACACCAGCGGCAACATTGATCTGGCCGGCCGCGGCAGCGCCATCCTCACCAAACTGCAAAGCGCGCACATGGGCAAAAATCCGACGCCTACGGAGCGCACCAATCTGGCCGAATTCGCCGACACCTTCGGCGTGCCGTCTCCGGCACCGTCTCCGTCTCCGTCTCCCGCACCGACACCGCCCCCGACCGACGGCGCCTCCCTGTTCAGCGCCAAGTGTGCCGGTTGCCATACCGTCGGCATCACCAACGGCCTGATGGATCTCGCCGACGACGGCGGCAAACTGGCCGCCAAATTCACTGGAACCCATGGAGGGCAGACCCTGAGCGCCCAGGAGATCGGAATGCTCGCGAACTATCTCGGCACTCCCGCTCCGGCACCCGCTCCGGCACCCGCTCCGGCGCCGGTCCCGGTCACACCTCCGGATTACACCAACTGCGCCGCTTGTCACGGCACCAAGCCCACGAATACCTCCGGCGCGCATACGGCCCATCTGTCGATTGCGAGCATCGCCGGCAACTGCAACCTCTGCCATGACCAGGCCGCCCATGATTGGACCCGCGTCGATGTGGTGGCCGAATTCGACGTGAGCGCCAGCCGTGCGGCCACCTTCAACGCCAACGGCACCTGCAGCAACATCAGCTGCCATGGCGGCGTGCAGACCCCCGCCTGGGCCGGCGGCACCATCAGCGTTGCCGCGGAATGCCAGAAGTGCCATACCGCGGGCACGGCCGTGTACTCCGACTACTCGTCGGGCCGCCACAGCAAGCATCGGAACTTCGCCTGCACCTCTTGCCACGACACCACCAAACTGGCGATCAACCATTTTGGCAATCTAACCACCAAACAGTTCGAACAGAACCCGGCGGCCACCATTCTGGCCAGCATGAACTACGTGAACAATAACTGCACCATCAACTGTCACGGCAAAAACCACAATCCGTTACGCTGGCGCTAG
- a CDS encoding phage tail tape measure protein, which yields MADLKKTVEILFKGTDQATGVMRDILKGTEDFSGKLGDVISPAANLTEKILKMEAAALAAGAAITLLAVKTAGDFDAAFREIATLIDVPLEGLGAFRQGILDYSTSSTQSLEQITGAIYGAISAGTDYKDSLAVVKQAEQLAVASKANLQETLVLLVSSLNAYGEEAGAAQRYSDALFTTVKQGQTTLPELASSLAQVTGLAATAGVDFEVLLSAIAALTAAGLPTSQSITGIRAALSNIIKPSKDAEETARELGIEFNAAALQSKGFEGVLGDVGRAAGGNVDTMAKLFGSVEGLNVVLTLTGLGAEKFNETLTVMRDNSGATAEAFEKMAGSLGLGSQTVVNAFKNMLIAIGDPLLDEFGGIQQALAAIMNAISGSLRGGELAGFVAQIEGLARAIESTLLEVAKNLPKALASADYSGFFNGIDLVQKAVSGLFDGASLTSAEGLAKIIGQLGLGFQTLAGFTAGAIQSIGPFVEKIADLAGWIVKLNPEILETAGKIGGVALAVNTVLPVFNTLLTAVIALGGVGGAIPILKGALTGLVGLLSGPAGMVVALAAGAYGYQQAANAVGDYLDRKQTEKSLTEDTLRNQRDLAAGYEELAARTGLAISSTADFNRLTKDGTLIYNEATGLWETAATAQQGLADGMANAARTGYDWNAVLRQITDEHGNLIGAVTAVTDELQEQGKSATETAAAYHELRGTTPELARRMAELEVNTGGAAQAFEAAEKESERLRETMLKLASDERIRAMELSVDLNIAQIEADTQRISAAFASVDGAIAGLNTGLVDMVGLFAGVSSSDINRMAKTSFIQEQTEQQNRRLDEQLRLQKELITAQVENMRARTEALRNGDGVIKVESTGLEPALEMILWNVLEKVQMRVNEEAAEFLIGMG from the coding sequence ATGGCTGATCTGAAAAAGACCGTGGAGATTTTGTTCAAGGGGACGGATCAGGCCACGGGCGTCATGCGTGACATCCTCAAGGGGACCGAAGATTTTTCGGGGAAGCTTGGGGATGTGATCTCTCCCGCGGCAAACCTCACGGAAAAAATTCTGAAGATGGAAGCGGCGGCGCTGGCCGCCGGTGCCGCCATCACCCTGCTGGCGGTGAAGACCGCCGGTGATTTCGACGCCGCGTTTCGCGAAATCGCCACGCTGATCGACGTGCCCCTGGAAGGATTGGGCGCGTTTCGGCAAGGCATCCTCGATTATTCGACCTCAAGCACTCAATCCCTGGAACAAATCACCGGCGCGATTTATGGCGCCATCTCGGCGGGCACCGACTACAAGGACAGCCTGGCGGTGGTCAAGCAGGCCGAGCAGTTGGCCGTGGCCAGCAAGGCCAACCTGCAGGAGACCCTGGTGCTGCTGGTGTCGTCCCTGAACGCCTACGGCGAGGAGGCCGGAGCGGCGCAGCGTTATTCCGACGCGCTGTTCACGACGGTAAAGCAGGGGCAGACCACCCTGCCGGAACTTGCGTCGAGCCTGGCGCAGGTGACGGGACTGGCCGCGACCGCCGGGGTGGATTTCGAGGTCTTGCTGTCGGCCATCGCGGCCTTGACGGCGGCGGGCTTGCCGACCAGCCAGTCGATCACGGGGATTCGCGCGGCGCTCTCGAACATCATCAAGCCCTCAAAAGACGCCGAGGAGACGGCGCGGGAGCTGGGGATCGAGTTCAACGCGGCGGCGTTGCAGTCCAAGGGCTTCGAGGGCGTGCTGGGCGATGTGGGGCGGGCCGCCGGCGGCAACGTGGACACCATGGCCAAGCTGTTCGGCAGCGTCGAGGGCTTGAACGTCGTGTTGACCCTGACGGGGTTGGGCGCGGAGAAGTTCAACGAAACCCTGACGGTGATGCGCGACAATAGCGGCGCCACGGCGGAGGCGTTCGAGAAGATGGCCGGCTCTCTGGGCTTGGGAAGCCAGACGGTGGTCAATGCGTTCAAGAACATGCTGATCGCCATCGGCGATCCGCTGCTGGATGAGTTCGGCGGCATTCAGCAAGCCCTCGCGGCGATCATGAATGCGATCTCCGGATCTTTGCGAGGCGGAGAATTGGCCGGGTTTGTGGCGCAGATTGAAGGGTTGGCGCGGGCCATCGAATCGACGCTGCTCGAGGTGGCGAAAAACTTGCCGAAGGCCCTCGCGAGCGCGGACTACAGCGGGTTTTTCAACGGCATCGACCTGGTGCAAAAAGCGGTCTCCGGCTTGTTCGACGGCGCATCGCTGACCAGCGCCGAGGGCCTGGCGAAAATCATCGGACAGTTGGGACTGGGCTTTCAAACCTTGGCGGGATTTACGGCCGGGGCCATTCAGAGCATTGGGCCGTTTGTCGAAAAAATCGCGGATCTGGCTGGGTGGATCGTCAAGCTCAACCCGGAAATTCTTGAGACGGCCGGGAAGATCGGCGGGGTAGCGCTGGCGGTGAACACGGTTCTTCCGGTATTCAACACTCTTTTGACGGCGGTGATCGCCCTGGGGGGTGTTGGAGGCGCAATCCCGATTCTGAAAGGCGCGTTGACGGGGTTGGTCGGTCTGTTGTCCGGTCCGGCCGGGATGGTGGTCGCCTTGGCGGCGGGGGCCTACGGCTATCAGCAGGCTGCCAACGCGGTAGGCGATTATCTGGACCGCAAGCAGACCGAGAAATCCCTGACGGAGGACACGCTGAGAAATCAGCGCGATCTGGCGGCGGGTTACGAGGAACTGGCGGCCAGGACGGGGCTGGCGATCAGCAGCACGGCGGACTTCAACCGCCTGACCAAGGACGGCACCCTGATCTACAACGAGGCGACGGGCCTGTGGGAAACGGCGGCGACGGCGCAGCAGGGTCTGGCGGACGGCATGGCGAACGCGGCCCGCACGGGGTACGACTGGAATGCGGTGCTTCGGCAGATCACGGACGAGCACGGCAACCTGATCGGCGCGGTCACGGCTGTCACCGATGAGCTGCAAGAGCAAGGGAAATCGGCGACGGAAACGGCTGCGGCCTATCATGAGTTGCGCGGAACCACGCCGGAGTTGGCGCGGCGCATGGCGGAGCTTGAAGTCAATACCGGCGGCGCCGCGCAAGCATTCGAGGCGGCTGAGAAGGAATCGGAGCGGCTGCGCGAAACCATGCTCAAGCTTGCCTCGGATGAGCGGATTCGCGCGATGGAACTTTCGGTGGATCTGAACATCGCGCAGATCGAGGCCGACACGCAGCGCATCAGCGCGGCTTTTGCCTCGGTGGATGGGGCCATTGCCGGATTGAACACCGGTCTGGTGGACATGGTGGGGCTATTCGCCGGGGTGTCCTCGTCGGACATCAACCGCATGGCCAAGACCTCGTTCATCCAGGAACAGACCGAGCAACAGAACAGGCGCCTGGATGAGCAGTTGCGCCTGCAAAAGGAATTGATCACGGCTCAAGTGGAAAACATGCGGGCGCGAACGGAAGCGTTGCGCAACGGAGACGGTGTGATCAAGGTCGAGAGCACGGGGCTTGAGCCGGCGTTGGAAATGATTTTGTGGAATGTGCTGGAGAAAGTGCAGATGCGGGTGAATGAAGAGGCAGCGGAATTTTTGATCGGGATGGGATAA